The following coding sequences lie in one Niabella agricola genomic window:
- a CDS encoding RNA polymerase sigma-70 factor, producing the protein MIDYRQYNDEELTGLLKERDRMAFNTIYSRYASLLYRYAFNILKDEDECTDAVQDLFVWLWVNHDKLNITCLKAYLMAAVKYKLTRVILSSKRRTAILNQVFAMQSVAEEARMEEGIEIKELKAAIHDFVNTLPQRAREIYKLSREQYMSNKEIAARLGIAEKTVENQMTITLKKLKLHLGKMSFWSVFL; encoded by the coding sequence ATGATCGATTACAGGCAATATAATGATGAGGAATTGACTGGTTTGCTGAAGGAGCGCGACCGGATGGCGTTCAATACGATCTATTCCCGTTATGCTTCCCTGCTGTACCGTTATGCGTTCAACATCCTGAAAGATGAGGATGAATGTACGGATGCGGTACAGGATCTGTTTGTTTGGCTGTGGGTAAACCATGATAAACTAAACATCACCTGCCTAAAAGCATACCTGATGGCTGCCGTGAAGTATAAACTTACCCGTGTGATTTTATCCAGCAAAAGAAGAACCGCGATCCTTAACCAGGTCTTTGCAATGCAATCTGTAGCGGAAGAAGCCCGTATGGAAGAAGGCATTGAGATCAAGGAGCTGAAGGCAGCGATCCATGATTTTGTGAATACGCTGCCGCAGCGGGCGCGGGAGATCTACAAGTTAAGTCGCGAACAATACATGAGCAATAAAGAAATAGCCGCCCGGCTGGGTATTGCCGAAAAAACGGTTGAAAACCAGATGACCATTACGTTGAAAAAACTAAAACTGCATCTGGGTAAAATGTCGTTCTGGAGCGTTTTCCTCTAA
- a CDS encoding substrate-binding domain-containing protein produces the protein MILLQAIALGRKTAVFLILILFAGCARQAKQPFVIGISQLGDADAWRKEMRAEMDRELVFNPDLRIVYRQADYNSQTQVQQIRELVRKKIDLLIVSPNEAAPLTPIIDSVYKSGIPVITVDRNINSGSYTSFIGADNTEVGRLAGMYAADFLEQKGNILEITGLQSSTPARQREKGFADVMKDFPQIKVQVIRGDWLEGSVQKQLPALTAQLRHTQLIFAHNDVMANTAAAICRQLGFPGIRVIGVDAQPGTGLKFVEHKALLASVLYPTGGGEAIRAAARILHKQEVPKRDFLRTIIVDSTNVVMLQQQFNKVIDQQKDIVRQDLLLKRQAKTFRTQKNLIGVLLGTLFLLLMLSGLLIYLRRKNIRAYKLLRAQNHEIRSQSEQINAMAQQVQEASEQKLNFFTNVSHELKTPLTLILAPADEALRNTRTPAYLRGQFALIRKNASRLLLLVNQLMDFRKLELNKMTLRVQETDLVLFVNELLGAFGGLAQQRNIDFRLLTKETSLKCWIDPEKMEKVLFNLFSNAFKFTPDSGHVYVTLETDLQGSRALIKVADSGAGLSGEEQARLFEFFYQGNVRSQNGSGVGLALSKELVELHKGSIWVESEKHRGAVFVVALPLGDALLREPGVLRADPSGYHSNMPEWVEHFHIENNALPQPLPDAPEPAIRQDRMGSILVVEDNDDLRRFLSERLQGEYHVITARNGSEGIRTTFEEFPDLVLSDIMMPDTDGLQLANVLKSDIRTAHIPVVLLTAKTTDDNQVEGLRTNADAYLVKPFRMDVLEQTIRGLLKNRQHLKEHLTAAIPKEVQQTGGKNEKRFLADLNAVIEKNLANEQFSIQDLCRALGLSKIQLYRKAKPLLQAGIHEYILNQRIQKAQYLIRQGTLSFAEIAYQTGFSSPSYFSTSFKKITGVTPKAYKDQFGSTK, from the coding sequence ATGATACTCCTACAAGCGATTGCATTGGGAAGGAAAACAGCTGTTTTTCTGATTCTGATCCTGTTTGCCGGCTGTGCGCGGCAGGCGAAGCAGCCATTTGTAATCGGCATTTCACAGCTGGGTGATGCGGATGCCTGGAGAAAGGAGATGAGAGCAGAAATGGACCGGGAACTGGTCTTTAACCCGGATCTCCGGATCGTTTACCGCCAGGCGGATTATAACAGCCAGACCCAGGTGCAACAGATCCGGGAGCTGGTGCGGAAGAAGATCGACCTGTTGATTGTTTCACCAAATGAAGCGGCGCCCCTTACACCCATTATCGACAGCGTATATAAAAGCGGCATCCCCGTGATCACGGTTGACCGGAATATCAACTCGGGCTCTTATACCAGTTTTATAGGGGCAGACAACACGGAGGTAGGCCGGCTGGCGGGCATGTATGCCGCCGATTTCCTGGAACAAAAGGGAAACATTCTCGAAATCACCGGATTGCAGTCGTCTACACCTGCACGGCAGCGGGAAAAAGGTTTTGCAGATGTCATGAAGGATTTTCCCCAGATAAAAGTACAGGTGATCCGGGGCGACTGGCTCGAGGGAAGTGTACAGAAGCAGTTGCCTGCTTTAACAGCGCAGCTTCGCCATACACAACTGATCTTTGCGCATAACGATGTAATGGCTAATACGGCGGCTGCGATCTGCCGGCAGCTGGGCTTTCCCGGTATCCGGGTCATTGGGGTAGATGCACAGCCGGGAACGGGATTGAAATTTGTAGAGCATAAGGCCCTCCTGGCTTCCGTACTTTACCCTACGGGGGGAGGAGAAGCGATCCGGGCGGCAGCCCGGATCCTGCATAAACAGGAAGTGCCCAAACGCGACTTTTTAAGAACGATCATCGTTGACAGCACGAACGTGGTAATGCTGCAACAACAATTTAATAAAGTGATCGATCAGCAAAAAGATATCGTACGGCAGGATCTGCTGCTAAAGCGCCAGGCAAAAACCTTCCGTACTCAAAAAAACCTGATCGGTGTCCTGCTGGGAACCCTCTTCCTGCTGTTGATGTTATCCGGCCTGCTGATCTATCTCAGGCGGAAAAATATCCGGGCCTATAAATTGCTGCGTGCGCAGAATCATGAGATCCGTTCCCAAAGCGAGCAGATCAATGCAATGGCGCAACAGGTACAGGAAGCCAGCGAACAGAAGCTGAACTTTTTTACCAATGTGTCGCATGAATTGAAAACGCCGCTGACACTCATCCTGGCACCCGCAGATGAAGCGCTCCGGAATACACGCACACCCGCTTACCTGCGGGGGCAGTTTGCGCTGATCCGAAAAAATGCGTCCCGCCTGTTGCTGCTTGTAAACCAACTGATGGATTTTCGGAAACTGGAACTGAACAAAATGACCCTCCGGGTACAGGAAACGGACCTGGTATTGTTTGTAAACGAATTGCTGGGGGCTTTTGGAGGGTTGGCCCAGCAGCGGAACATCGATTTTCGCCTGCTTACAAAGGAAACCTCTTTAAAGTGCTGGATCGATCCCGAAAAGATGGAGAAGGTATTGTTCAATCTGTTTTCGAATGCCTTCAAATTCACACCGGATTCCGGCCATGTATATGTAACCCTTGAAACCGATTTGCAAGGTAGCCGGGCACTTATAAAAGTAGCGGATTCCGGTGCCGGCCTGAGTGGGGAGGAACAGGCAAGACTGTTTGAATTTTTTTACCAGGGTAATGTACGCAGCCAGAACGGAAGTGGGGTGGGGCTGGCCCTGTCAAAAGAGCTGGTAGAGCTGCATAAAGGCTCCATATGGGTGGAAAGCGAGAAACACCGGGGCGCTGTATTTGTGGTTGCCTTGCCGCTGGGCGATGCGCTGCTTCGGGAGCCGGGCGTTCTGAGGGCTGACCCTTCCGGCTATCACAGCAATATGCCTGAATGGGTAGAACATTTTCATATCGAAAACAACGCACTTCCCCAGCCTTTGCCGGACGCACCGGAGCCGGCAATCCGGCAAGACCGGATGGGAAGTATCCTGGTAGTGGAAGATAACGACGATCTGCGCCGGTTCCTTTCGGAGCGGCTGCAGGGCGAATACCATGTTATAACTGCAAGAAACGGCAGTGAAGGCATTCGCACGACCTTTGAGGAATTTCCGGACCTCGTATTGTCTGATATTATGATGCCGGACACGGATGGCCTGCAACTGGCCAATGTATTGAAGTCGGATATCCGTACGGCACATATTCCTGTAGTACTGCTCACTGCAAAAACGACTGATGACAACCAGGTAGAGGGATTGCGTACCAACGCAGACGCCTACCTGGTGAAGCCCTTCCGCATGGATGTGCTGGAGCAAACCATTCGCGGGTTGCTGAAGAACCGGCAACATTTAAAAGAACACCTTACGGCTGCTATTCCCAAAGAGGTACAACAAACGGGGGGAAAAAATGAAAAACGTTTTCTGGCAGATTTGAATGCGGTCATCGAAAAAAACCTGGCTAATGAACAGTTTTCGATCCAGGATCTTTGCCGGGCCCTGGGACTTTCCAAGATCCAGTTGTACCGGAAAGCCAAACCCCTGCTGCAGGCGGGTATTCATGAGTACATCCTTAATCAGCGCATTCAGAAAGCACAGTACCTGATCCGCCAGGGAACACTTTCATTTGCTGAAATAGCTTACCAGACCGGGTTTTCGAGCCCTTCCTATTTTTCCACCTCCTTTAAGAAGATAACCGGGGTTACTCCCAAGGCTTATAAGGACCAGTTTGGTAGTACCAAATAA
- a CDS encoding sugar porter family MFS transporter: MKSKLLFWSIVIALGGLLFGMDVAVISGAEQQIQQVWRLSDVLHGQALAAALYGTIIGALFGGIPAERYGRKKVLLWIGIAFFIASVGSALAQDVITFMAFRFLGGLGVGASSVVAPMFISEIAPAKNRGKLVATFQFNIVFGILLAYLSNYLLSGLGAEAWRWMLGILALPAALFVVLLYFVPESPRWLMVHQNDYAGARKILEVSDPEGVEAAIRSIQQEVEADRKKASLAVFFSKRFIKPIIMATLIALFNQLSGINAIIYFAPRVFELAGLGKSAAFLQSAGVGLVNLVFTMLGLYLIDRLGRKKLMLIGSLGYIVSLGAIAAAFYFQYLGGMIVPLLVFMFIAAHAIGQGAVIWVFISEIFPNQVRSYGQSLGSSVHWVMAAIITSVFPFFANSPAIGPAKIFLFFTLMMILQLLWVLFKMPETKGVSLEEMEQTLRRDPGE; this comes from the coding sequence ATGAAAAGTAAACTTTTGTTCTGGAGTATCGTCATTGCCCTCGGAGGCCTCTTATTCGGGATGGATGTGGCGGTTATTTCCGGCGCCGAACAACAAATACAACAGGTATGGCGGTTGAGCGATGTACTCCATGGCCAGGCGCTGGCTGCCGCTTTATATGGTACGATTATCGGCGCCTTATTCGGCGGTATCCCGGCCGAACGTTATGGCCGAAAGAAAGTGCTGCTCTGGATCGGAATCGCATTCTTTATCGCTTCGGTAGGCTCTGCCCTCGCCCAGGATGTGATTACATTCATGGCCTTCCGTTTCCTGGGAGGATTGGGGGTGGGCGCCTCCTCAGTAGTAGCGCCCATGTTTATCTCGGAAATCGCCCCGGCAAAAAACCGCGGCAAACTGGTAGCCACTTTCCAGTTCAACATCGTTTTCGGGATCCTGCTGGCTTATTTATCCAATTATCTGCTGAGTGGTTTAGGTGCCGAAGCCTGGCGCTGGATGCTGGGGATCCTGGCCCTCCCTGCAGCTCTTTTTGTAGTGCTGCTGTATTTTGTACCCGAAAGTCCCCGTTGGTTAATGGTGCATCAAAACGATTATGCCGGGGCCCGGAAGATCCTGGAGGTATCGGATCCCGAAGGAGTGGAAGCAGCGATCCGATCCATACAGCAGGAGGTGGAAGCAGACCGCAAAAAAGCCAGCCTCGCTGTTTTCTTTTCCAAACGATTTATAAAACCCATCATCATGGCCACCCTGATAGCCTTGTTCAACCAGCTATCTGGTATCAATGCCATTATTTATTTCGCCCCGCGGGTCTTTGAACTGGCCGGGCTGGGCAAAAGTGCTGCTTTTTTACAAAGCGCCGGTGTAGGATTGGTAAACCTCGTATTTACCATGCTGGGACTTTACCTGATCGATCGCCTGGGCCGTAAAAAATTAATGCTCATTGGCTCGCTGGGATATATTGTTTCGCTGGGCGCCATCGCTGCCGCCTTTTATTTCCAGTACCTCGGCGGGATGATTGTACCCCTGCTCGTTTTTATGTTTATCGCTGCCCATGCCATTGGCCAGGGAGCCGTGATCTGGGTCTTTATCTCCGAGATCTTTCCCAACCAGGTACGTTCCTACGGCCAGTCTCTGGGCAGTTCTGTGCACTGGGTAATGGCAGCCATCATTACCAGCGTATTCCCCTTTTTCGCCAATAGCCCTGCCATCGGCCCGGCGAAGATCTTCCTTTTCTTTACGCTTATGATGATCCTGCAACTGCTGTGGGTACTGTTTAAAATGCCGGAAACAAAAGGCGTTTCCCTTGAGGAGATGGAACAAACCCTCCGGCGGGATCCGGGAGAATGA
- a CDS encoding carbohydrate kinase family protein, whose product MTNKNNGIVCFGELLWDVLPDRELPGGAPMNVAYHLSKLGHPTTLISRLGNDEHGRRLRAILNNRQIDTSLVQTDAHYKTSVVLATPNEAGDMKYQIVENVAWDFIELEPLHAARIANARYFVFGSLATRNKVSQDTLFQLMDIPCRKVLDINLRAPFIYKERLEYQLHKTQVLKMNEEELNLVTGWYSRLSRIEDRMQLLQDRFHIETLIVTRGAKGAIVNYNNRFYAHDGFTVKVADTIGSGDSFLAGFLSKFIAGSSIDVALTFACSVGAFIATREGGCPDYDVGEITAAFNTITTSKEKI is encoded by the coding sequence ATGACCAACAAAAACAATGGAATTGTATGCTTTGGCGAGCTCCTCTGGGATGTACTGCCCGACCGCGAATTGCCGGGCGGAGCGCCTATGAATGTGGCCTATCACCTGTCAAAGCTGGGACACCCCACCACCCTGATCTCACGCCTGGGAAATGATGAACACGGTCGCCGGCTGCGCGCTATACTCAACAACCGGCAGATCGATACCAGCCTTGTGCAAACTGATGCGCACTATAAGACCAGCGTGGTGCTGGCCACACCCAATGAAGCGGGCGACATGAAATACCAGATCGTTGAAAATGTGGCCTGGGATTTTATCGAGCTGGAACCTCTTCATGCTGCACGCATTGCCAACGCCCGGTATTTTGTCTTCGGGAGCCTGGCCACGCGGAACAAGGTATCGCAGGATACCCTTTTCCAGCTGATGGATATTCCCTGCAGGAAAGTACTGGACATTAACCTCAGGGCACCGTTTATCTACAAAGAACGGCTGGAGTACCAGCTTCACAAAACCCAGGTGCTCAAGATGAACGAAGAGGAACTGAACCTGGTGACCGGATGGTACAGCCGTCTGAGCCGCATTGAAGACAGGATGCAATTGCTGCAGGATCGCTTTCATATCGAAACGCTGATTGTGACCCGTGGTGCCAAAGGCGCAATAGTCAATTACAATAACCGGTTTTACGCCCATGATGGGTTTACCGTAAAAGTAGCAGATACCATCGGCAGCGGCGACAGCTTCCTCGCGGGTTTTCTTTCAAAATTTATAGCAGGTTCCTCCATCGATGTGGCATTAACCTTTGCCTGCTCCGTGGGGGCTTTTATTGCTACGCGAGAGGGCGGCTGCCCGGACTATGATGTGGGTGAAATTACCGCAGCCTTCAACACCATAACAACTTCCAAAGAAAAGATCTGA
- a CDS encoding SusC/RagA family TonB-linked outer membrane protein, with amino-acid sequence MKQILTFILSCMAGICIAQQITVTGTVRGKSTQEPVSGVTVKAANSIVMTDTAGHFSIRTSINGQLTFSHVSMKPLTITVTDAGSALLVEMEELVELGQQVIVVGYSTQRKQDVTGAVAVVDLNPVKNTSSGNTMQALQGRVAGLYIEKDGSPNGANSRILIRGANTLGNTDPLYIIDGVPTTRPEVFQNLNPASIASVQILKDASAASIYGSRASNGVVIVTTKNGGNTEGRVNFQLNTSLSAQSEKYARYKMLDAVGRGKALWQASVNDRINPADAYGEIYTFDWNHNFDNPVLNSVAPKPFVGGDPNVPVGNTDWQDVMYKTGYVSNTTLTAAAGNRNSSMEINLGYLKNTGMLRYTGYDRLSGGISAITRAFDDKLTFGVNFNIANSDETLATKDIGGAPTTFLAVTLAPTIPVYKKNGVTFAGPVGAGYSDRNNPLHMQYLARWNNANRLSAFGNVFAEIQPVKNLFFKTSIGSDNAFFKSKIIEPSFNEYAPSRSTNSLTFDENRYTSITFSNTLRYNLNLGASRFKFLAGAEYIKTDLDIRYTRKENFSLQTEDYFTLDAGTGKTTALGRSTGNRLFSQFGRIDYSYADRYLAALTVRRDGSSRFGSENQYGIFPAASLGWRVDKEAFMKNNALFSELKLRVGAGRVGNQQIGDIARFLLFATRYGTTQNELTPGFWEQYMNIGTAYSLSGANTGALPSGFAQIQAANPALKWETTDEINAGIDFSILKNRIYGSFDYFSRNTTGILIIPPVASALGEGKQRPVNGASKTNKGWEFVLGYRGDHSADIGYNVQLNLAHFRDRITELPEEVRPAYPGNVENTIIGHSQFDIFGYKTAGLFQSQAEVDAAPTQVGAGPGRIRYVDINKDGMIDDKDRTWIGTTLPKLEYGLRIDVNYKKLDASVFGSGVAGRNGYDGYTDFNNLMKSRENVGPGVLNGWTPQHTNTDIPALTLKDNNNERRTSDYFIVSTSYFKLRNLQIGYTIDPRKFFTRVRLFVMGENLVTMKNKKYLSPDPERISMDPIPVPRTFTFGINASF; translated from the coding sequence ATGAAACAAATTCTCACATTTATTTTATCCTGCATGGCAGGCATCTGCATTGCCCAGCAAATTACGGTAACAGGTACCGTGCGGGGCAAAAGCACACAAGAGCCGGTTTCCGGTGTTACCGTTAAAGCCGCCAACAGCATTGTAATGACAGATACAGCTGGGCATTTTTCCATCCGCACCTCCATCAACGGGCAGCTTACCTTTAGTCATGTAAGCATGAAGCCCCTTACTATAACCGTAACCGACGCCGGCAGTGCGCTGCTGGTGGAAATGGAAGAACTGGTAGAACTGGGCCAGCAGGTGATCGTGGTGGGCTATTCTACCCAGCGCAAACAGGATGTAACAGGCGCCGTAGCGGTAGTGGATCTCAATCCCGTAAAGAACACCAGTTCCGGTAATACGATGCAGGCGCTCCAGGGCCGCGTCGCCGGTCTGTATATCGAAAAGGACGGATCGCCCAATGGCGCCAACAGCCGCATCCTGATCCGCGGGGCCAACACCCTGGGCAATACCGATCCCCTTTACATCATCGACGGCGTTCCTACCACACGCCCGGAAGTGTTCCAGAACTTAAACCCGGCCAGCATTGCCTCGGTGCAGATCTTAAAGGATGCCTCTGCCGCATCTATCTACGGATCGCGGGCATCCAACGGCGTGGTGATCGTAACCACAAAGAACGGCGGTAATACAGAAGGCAGAGTTAACTTTCAACTCAATACCAGCCTGTCGGCACAATCTGAAAAATATGCCCGTTATAAAATGCTGGATGCGGTTGGCCGCGGCAAGGCGCTCTGGCAGGCTTCTGTAAATGATCGCATTAACCCGGCCGACGCGTATGGGGAGATCTACACCTTCGACTGGAACCATAATTTTGACAATCCCGTACTAAACAGCGTTGCGCCTAAACCTTTTGTGGGGGGCGACCCGAATGTGCCCGTTGGAAATACCGACTGGCAAGACGTAATGTATAAAACCGGATACGTCTCCAATACCACGCTTACAGCTGCTGCCGGTAACCGCAATTCCTCCATGGAGATCAACCTCGGCTATCTCAAAAATACCGGCATGCTGCGTTACACCGGCTACGACCGGTTGAGCGGAGGCATCAGCGCTATCACCCGTGCATTTGACGACAAGCTGACATTCGGCGTAAACTTCAATATTGCAAATTCTGATGAAACCCTGGCTACAAAAGATATCGGCGGCGCACCCACTACGTTCCTTGCCGTAACACTGGCACCAACCATTCCGGTATATAAAAAGAATGGCGTTACTTTTGCGGGTCCGGTGGGTGCCGGCTATTCAGACCGGAACAACCCGCTGCATATGCAATACCTGGCCCGGTGGAACAACGCCAACCGCCTCAGCGCTTTTGGAAATGTGTTTGCAGAAATACAGCCGGTAAAAAACCTGTTCTTTAAAACCAGCATCGGTTCCGATAATGCGTTCTTCAAAAGCAAGATCATTGAGCCGTCGTTTAATGAATACGCTCCCAGCCGCAGCACCAATAGTCTTACGTTTGATGAGAACCGGTATACCAGCATTACATTTTCCAATACGCTGCGCTACAATTTAAACCTGGGGGCAAGCCGTTTTAAATTCCTGGCAGGCGCCGAATATATAAAAACCGATCTCGACATCCGGTATACCCGTAAAGAAAACTTCAGTTTACAAACCGAAGATTATTTTACCCTGGATGCAGGAACCGGCAAAACCACAGCACTGGGAAGATCCACCGGCAACCGGCTCTTTTCGCAGTTTGGAAGAATTGACTACAGCTATGCAGACCGGTATCTTGCGGCCCTTACGGTAAGAAGAGATGGTTCCTCCCGTTTTGGTTCCGAGAACCAGTATGGGATCTTTCCGGCTGCTTCGCTGGGATGGCGGGTAGATAAAGAAGCCTTTATGAAAAACAACGCCCTGTTCTCCGAACTGAAATTACGGGTAGGTGCCGGACGGGTGGGCAACCAGCAGATTGGGGATATAGCACGGTTCCTGCTCTTCGCTACCCGTTATGGCACCACGCAGAATGAACTAACACCCGGCTTCTGGGAGCAATACATGAATATCGGAACGGCTTATTCCCTTTCCGGAGCGAATACGGGTGCGTTACCCTCGGGTTTTGCACAGATACAGGCCGCCAATCCTGCCCTGAAATGGGAGACCACCGACGAAATCAACGCCGGTATCGATTTCTCCATTCTGAAAAACAGGATCTATGGTTCCTTTGATTACTTTAGCCGAAACACCACCGGTATCCTGATCATTCCGCCGGTGGCATCGGCCCTGGGAGAAGGAAAACAGCGGCCGGTGAATGGCGCTTCCAAAACCAATAAAGGCTGGGAATTTGTGCTGGGCTACCGCGGCGACCATTCCGCAGATATCGGCTACAATGTGCAGCTGAACCTTGCCCATTTCCGCGACCGTATTACCGAACTGCCGGAAGAAGTACGTCCGGCTTACCCGGGTAATGTTGAAAATACAATCATCGGCCATTCCCAGTTCGATATTTTCGGATACAAGACCGCAGGACTGTTCCAGTCGCAGGCCGAAGTGGACGCCGCACCTACACAGGTGGGCGCCGGCCCCGGTCGCATCCGTTATGTGGATATCAATAAAGACGGGATGATCGATGACAAAGACCGCACCTGGATCGGCACCACGCTTCCCAAGCTGGAGTACGGGCTCCGGATCGATGTGAATTATAAAAAACTCGATGCATCTGTATTCGGCTCCGGGGTGGCCGGCCGCAATGGATACGACGGCTATACCGATTTCAACAACCTCATGAAGAGCCGCGAGAACGTAGGCCCTGGTGTGCTCAACGGATGGACACCGCAGCATACCAATACCGATATCCCCGCATTGACCCTTAAGGACAACAACAACGAGCGGCGGACCTCCGATTATTTTATCGTAAGCACCTCCTACTTTAAACTGCGGAACTTACAGATCGGGTACACCATTGATCCCCGGAAATTTTTCACAAGGGTGCGGCTGTTCGTAATGGGTGAAAACCTGGTAACAATGAAGAATAAAAAGTACCTGAGCCCCGATCCCGAAAGAATCTCCATGGATCCCATACCGGTTCCCCGCACGTTCACCTTCGGCATTAATGCCTCCTTTTAA
- a CDS encoding RagB/SusD family nutrient uptake outer membrane protein encodes MKHIQIITIMLFTMAIASCKKALDYTPKGYLVAEDISGPAAIEGLVTAAYAAIGNGDMIGPIYSKWAYGGVRSDDCYKGGGGTGDVGEVDAMEHYNLVVPTMDAFVSRTWKNLFKSISRANAGLRAVNAADEASFPNKKIRQAELRFLRAHSYFTMKLLYKNIPIFDENATDADILKTANDLSNDESWNRIAADFQFAADNLPEEQAEKARANKYAAQAYLAKVRLYQAYEQDDRHHVTKINTARLQEVVTLTQSVIASGKYHLSADIADNFLPETENGPESVFAIQFTINDGTTTGRLNFEDGLNYPHGAPQYGCCGFYAASQNLVNAHTTDANGLPNFNTFNNSIADLNSATVDPRLDHTVGIDGHPYKYDATKPFSNSWVRDPGVYGNFHTMRNQQLATSASYLKQGPFMGSAKNSDVLRFDDVLLMQAEAYIELGQQDKALPLINDIRKRAAASTGRLKKLDGNFPSKYRIGEYSSNGWTQDFARKALQWERRMEFATEGDRFFDLVRWGIAEPVLNAYIAVEKQRRPFLATAKFTAGRDEYLPIPQSEITFTKGLYKQNPGY; translated from the coding sequence ATGAAACATATTCAGATCATTACAATAATGCTTTTCACGATGGCCATTGCATCGTGCAAAAAAGCCCTGGACTATACACCCAAGGGATACCTGGTTGCAGAAGACATCAGCGGTCCCGCGGCTATTGAAGGATTGGTAACGGCCGCTTACGCTGCTATTGGCAACGGCGATATGATCGGTCCCATTTACAGTAAATGGGCTTATGGCGGGGTACGCTCCGATGACTGTTATAAAGGCGGTGGTGGCACCGGCGATGTGGGCGAAGTAGATGCGATGGAGCACTACAACCTGGTAGTACCTACCATGGATGCTTTTGTATCCCGTACCTGGAAGAACCTGTTCAAATCCATTTCAAGAGCCAATGCCGGTTTACGGGCTGTGAATGCAGCCGATGAAGCCAGCTTCCCCAACAAAAAGATCCGCCAGGCCGAGCTCCGGTTCCTGAGAGCACACAGCTATTTTACGATGAAGCTGCTTTATAAGAACATCCCCATTTTTGATGAAAATGCCACCGATGCCGATATCCTGAAAACAGCCAACGACCTTAGCAATGATGAGTCATGGAACCGTATTGCCGCCGATTTCCAGTTTGCAGCAGATAACCTTCCGGAGGAGCAGGCAGAAAAAGCAAGAGCCAATAAATATGCGGCACAGGCTTATCTAGCCAAAGTAAGACTGTACCAGGCTTATGAGCAGGACGACCGGCACCATGTAACAAAGATTAATACTGCCCGGCTGCAGGAAGTGGTAACGCTCACCCAATCCGTTATTGCATCAGGAAAATACCATCTCAGTGCCGATATCGCCGACAATTTTTTACCCGAAACCGAAAACGGTCCGGAATCCGTATTCGCGATTCAGTTTACCATTAATGATGGCACTACAACAGGCCGGCTGAATTTCGAAGACGGGCTCAATTATCCGCATGGCGCTCCCCAGTACGGCTGCTGCGGGTTCTATGCCGCCAGCCAGAACCTGGTAAATGCGCATACCACCGACGCCAACGGCTTGCCCAATTTCAACACCTTCAATAACAGCATTGCCGATCTGAATAGCGCTACTGTTGATCCCCGGCTGGACCATACTGTGGGCATTGACGGACACCCCTACAAATATGATGCTACCAAACCTTTTAGCAACAGCTGGGTGAGAGACCCGGGTGTTTACGGGAATTTTCATACCATGCGCAACCAGCAGCTGGCCACCAGCGCATCCTATCTGAAGCAGGGGCCGTTTATGGGCTCCGCTAAAAACTCTGATGTGCTCCGCTTCGACGATGTATTGCTGATGCAGGCCGAAGCCTATATTGAGTTGGGGCAGCAAGACAAAGCCCTCCCGCTCATCAATGACATCCGGAAAAGAGCTGCGGCCAGCACCGGCCGGCTAAAGAAGCTGGACGGTAACTTTCCGTCTAAATACCGGATCGGGGAATACAGCAGCAACGGGTGGACACAGGATTTTGCCCGCAAGGCCCTGCAGTGGGAACGGCGGATGGAATTTGCCACCGAGGGCGACCGGTTTTTCGACCTGGTACGATGGGGTATTGCAGAACCTGTTCTGAATGCCTATATTGCAGTGGAGAAACAACGGCGGCCCTTCCTGGCAACGGCCAAATTTACAGCAGGAAGGGATGAGTACCTGCCCATACCACAATCGGAGATCACATTTACCAAGGGGTTGTATAAACAAAATCCGGGATATTAA